The following are encoded together in the Penicillium digitatum chromosome 3, complete sequence genome:
- a CDS encoding Anaphase promoting complex subunit Apc11, putative produces MKVAIKEWNAVATWHWDIPEDEVCGICRVQFDGTCPTCKFPGDDCALVQGRCNHAFHMHCLMTWIDLESSKGLCPMCRQKFEWKDNE; encoded by the exons ATGAAGGTCGCCATTAAAGAATGGAATGCCGTCGCTACTTGGCACTGGGATATTCCTGAGGATGAAGTATGTGGTATCTGTCGTGTTCAGTTCGATGGCACTTGTCCAACCTGCAAATTCCCCGGCGACGATTGCGCGCTTG TGCAAGGAAGATGTAACCACGCGTTTCATATG CATTGCTTGATGACCTGGATTGACCTGGAGTCTTCCAAGGGACTATGTCCAATGTGCCGACAAA AATTCGAATGGAAGGATAATGAATAA
- a CDS encoding Anaphase-promoting complex subunit 11, whose translation MPGGRPATEETHQLPGTIDSSCQDATVGEAQDHHEEGQEQPLSHPAFQPFFTLIEDAHTSDCHHPTVHYIFSDDDTDIVTEAALRSLAVQQEALSNSKKDQIAQTQAPNLQDEIKDLSTPDLAKTTLLPPTIAGVRDNYVILDVEPSPHTPGAAQISRITEKQAPGKGESGTKSISSSPANISPVPQYQGQLHPQYRVTAAQSFSSTWQVLHTEVVSAPTFENSNPGELPGHGLMLKIRGTDGLPIKVGGMEKGSTLEEMMDQFAKRMSELQVVIDAAEAADSSKGENDEEETMPNFFSPETAEETFQGDGDGAAYAAEVGVKHS comes from the coding sequence ATGCCTGGGGGCCGCCCAGCAACCGAAGAAACTCATCAACTCCCAGGAACAATTGATTCATCTTGCCAAGACGCTACTGTGGGTGAAGCTCAAGACCACCACGAGGAAGGCCAAGAACAACCTCTCTCCCACCCCGCATTCCAGCCGTTCTTCACTTTGATCGAAGATGCTCATACCTCAGACTGCCACCACCCAACGGTTCATTACATATTCTCCGACGATGACACCGATATAGTGACAGAGGCAGCCCTACGTAGCTTGGCTGTGCAGCAAGAAGCTCTCTCCAATTCCAAGAAAGACCAGATCGCGCAGACCCAAGCTCCCAATCTCCAGGACGAGATCAAAGACCTCTCCACTCCAGACCTAGCCAAGACCACCCTACTTCCACCGACTATTGCAGGAGTTCGGGATAACTATGTCATTCTCGATGTAGAGCCCTCACCACATACACCTGGGGCAGCGCAAATCAGCCGGATAACCGAAAAGCAAGCACCAGGCAAAGGCGAGAGTGGAACGAAGTCCATATCATCGTCGCCGGCGAACATTTCCCCAGTCCCACAGTATCAAGGGCAGCTACACCCGCAGTATCGCGTTACCGCAGCGCAGAGTTTCTCATCAACATGGCAGGTCCTCCACACGGAAGTTGTGTCGGCGCCCACTTTCGAGAACAGTAATCCTGGCGAACTACCAGGACATGGGTTGATGCTGAAAATTCGTGGCACAGATGGGCTGCCAATTAAGGTGGGTGGCATGGAGAAGGGTAGTACGCTTGAGGAGATGATGGATCAATTTGCAAAGCGGATGAGCGAGTTGCAGGTTGTTATCGATGCTGCAGAGGCTGCGGACTCATCGAAGGGAGAAAacgacgaggaagaaacTATGCCCAATTTCTTCTCCCCAGAGACAGCTGAAGAGACTTTTCAGGGCGACGGGGATGGTGCGGCCTATGCTGCAGAAGTTGGGGTGAAACATTCTTGA